The region TCGGGCAAGCGTGGCGAGCCTATCCTGTGCGGCGACGGATTCGCCCGCATCGGTGAGGGCTCCGGCTCCACCAACATCCTGACAGGATCGGGTGTGGACGAGGCCTGGGCCACGGGCGCGCAACTTGGCGAAGCCGTCCTCGAACTGCTCAAGTCCGGCCGCGAGTTCACCAAGGAGAATCTCGAAAACACCTATGTCTCCCGCCGCCGCGCCTCCTGGGTCGAACAGGAGGCCGAGGTGGCCAAGAAGTCCCGCGACGGTTTCACCAAGTCCGTTATTTCCGGTTTCCTCGGCATGGGGCTCTCGGGCCTGACCAACGGGTTGTTGAACATGCCGGGCAAGTCGGTCAAACCGCAGGACCGCGTCCCGTCCGTTGAGGATTATTACCGCGACGTGATTCCGGCGGGTGAGATCGCCGCTCTTCGCGCCGAGTGCGCCAAGAAGGGTGCGAGCCTGCACGATGCGCTGATGGACCGCGTGGGCTGGCCTGAAATCCCGCTGGACGGCCAGTTGCTGGTTTCCCACCAGGATGCCCTGCTCATGGGCGGCAAGGTCCAGGCCAACCCCGGTTACGGCGACCATGTGCGCTTTGCGGACACGGCCCTGTGTGCCAAGTGTCGCGAGCAGGTCTGCATCGAGGCGTGTTCGGGCCAGGCCATCTACACCAATCCGGAAGGCGGCGTGCCGCTGTTCGACCGTGAAAAGTGCGTCCATTGCGGGGCGTGCATGTGGAACTGCAGCAAGTCCAACCCCGAAGACCCGGAGCGGACCAATGTCCGGTTCATGGGCGGTTCCGGCGGGCTGCATTCCGTGGAAAATTAGGATAAAGAAGGATCGAATCGCCTTCGGCGAAGTTGTTCACTAAAAGAAGAGAGCCGCACTTGCGAGGATGCACCCCCGCGAAGCGGCCATAAGAAGTTTTGGAGATTCTCAAGAACCTTTCTCAAAAGGTTTTTGAGCCGCCGGAGGCATCCCCGCGCAGCGGTGGCCGAAGGCATCGAATGGACGGCATGAGAAATACGATTGCCGCCGCTAATCAAGGAGAACATTGAATGGGTAGTGAATTCCACATCGTGGTCTGCGGTTCCATCGTCCCGGACCCGCTCCAGACCCTCGCGCCCCAGGACGGACCCACCGGACCGTCTTTGAAAAACGAAATGATGCTTCCCGCCGTGCTCGATCCGTGGGCCGGGCATGCCCTGTTCGAGGCCGCGAATCTGGCGGCCAAGAATCCGGGCAGCCAGGTCTGGCTGGTCAGCCTCGGCCCCAAGGCCAAGCTGCAACAGGTCATGATGTCCGTGTCCCAGAAGGCCCCCTTCCAGTTGGTCGTGGCCGACGGATCGGCTTCGGGCTTCACCGACGCCTATGAGACCGCCAAGGTTCTGGCCGATACGATCGAGGGCATCGGCGGACTGGACAAGTCCAAGATGCTGCTGTTTGGCGGCTGGCAGTCCGCTTCGCGCGGCTCCGGCGCGGTCCTTCAGATGGTCGGCGAGCTGCTCGGCGTGACCGAACAGTTCCAGGGCGTGGACAAACTCACCGTGGGCGGTGACGGCTCTCTGGAAGTGCTTGAGCGCGTGGAGGGCGGTGCCTACCAGAAGTCTGTCGTGGACGGAGCGCCTGCCGCGTTTGGTTGGGCCACGGGCGAGCTGCCCGAGCCGCCGAACAACCCGCAGGTGGGTATGCAGAACATGCAGAAGAACATGCCCGCGCTGATGCAGGCCAAGCCTGCGGACCTGTCCGGTACGAGCCTGAAATTCTCATCGGTGGAGCTGCCCAAACAGCGCCGCGAGACCCGCATCGTCAAGGATGTGTCGGTGGATGAGATGGCCAAAGAAATCGTCGAATGGATCAAGGGTTAGGGGGAATCGCCATGACTGTTTTGTATCTTGCACACACCGAATGCGACAATTCCCTGCACAAGTCCGCCCTTGAGGCGCTGACCGCTGCCAAGGCCCTGGCCGAAGGCATGGGGTCCGACCTGGTGGTCGGCCTTATCGGCGCGGACGTTGCCGAAGCCGCCGAAACCATCGGCGGCTGCAACGCCAAATGCTACTCCGTGTCCGGTCCCGAGTTCGCGGACGGACGTTATGCTTCCGATCTGGCTGCGGCCGAGGCCATTGCCAAGGCTTGCTCCCCGGATGTGGTAGTGGCTCCGGCCACTTCCCGTTTCAGCCGGGCTCTGCCCGGTCTGGCCATTCGTCTGGGCGGCCGGGTGGACACCCACCTGTCCGGTCTGGCTGCCGAGGACGGCAAGCCCGTGGCCAAGCGGTGGTTCTATCGCCAACGCATGGAAGGGACCCTGACCCGCGAAGAGCGGCCCTGGGTGCTGACTATGGATTCCGGTTGCGCCGAGCCTTTCGAGGGCACTGGCGCGGCGGACGTGGAAGCACTGTCCGTGGACGTGGCTTCCCGGACCAAGGTGGCGGGCATGGAGTGCGCCTCCGAGGACGCTCAGACCATCCGTCCCGACGCGGACATGCTCTTCGTGGCCGGCGCCGGCTGGACCAAGAAGCAGGCTGACGGCGGCACGCATGTGGCCGAAGCGGAGAAGACCATCATGGGCTTCCTGGAGACCACCAAGTCCTCGCTGGGCTCGTCCAAGTCCCTGGTGGACATCTCGGGCGAAGGTGGCGCGGTGATTTCCTTCCTGACCCACATGCATCAGGTCGGGCAGACCGGCGCGACCCCGCGTCACCCCAAAGGGTTGTCCACCTGCTGCCACGGCGAGGAACCGCACGTGGTCGGCTGGCGTTTCATCAAGGAGCGCCGGGCCATCAACCTGGATGCCGGTTGCGGCTGGGCTCAGGGCAAGTGCGACGTCCTCTACGTGGGCGATGCGTTCGCCATCATGGCCAAGGTCAACGAACTGCTCGGCTAATCCGGGCAAATGTGAGATAATGGAGGCCGCACCTGTTTCAGGTGCGGCCTTTTTTCCTATTGGCGTTCGGGAGGATACCCATGCATCCAAGATATATTGTTCTCATACTGGCCGTGCTGACTGCCGCTTTGTTCTTCTACAGGCAGCATGGGCAGGGCTCGCCGGAAGGCGTCTCGGCCGTTACCGCGGCTCAGGCCCAGGCCGAACTGGTCGCCGATCCCGACATCCTGGTGCTCGACATCCGGACCCCGCCTGAATTTGCCGAGGGGCATATACAGGGCGCGCGCAACATCGACTTCATGAGCGCGGATTTCGCGAAGCGGCTTGAGAAGCTCGACCCGAACGCGAAGTATCTTGTGTACTGCCGGTCCGGAAACCGTAGCGCCCAGGCCATGAAGACTTTCGCGCGGCTCGGCTTCAACCGGATTATTCACATGTCGCGGGGGATAAAGGACTGGCAGGGGCAGGGGCTGCCGCTGGTCAAATAGGCCGCTCCTGCGTGGCCGCCATGCAAACGGCGTCCAGGAGCTCCACGGCGTCAAAGGGCTTGGTGACGACCGTGTTCATGCCGGCAGTGAGGAATCGCTTGCGGTCCTCTTCGCCGGTGAACGCGGTCAGGCCGATGATCGGGATGTCGGCGTTGATGCCTTCGGCCGCACCGGAGCGGATGATCTCCGTGACTTGCATGCCGTTGATGACCGGCATCTGAACGTCCAAGAGGACGAGGTCGAAGCCGCCGTCCATGAGGGCGTCGATGGCCTGCTGCCCGTTGTCCACCACCGTGGCGTCGTGGCCGTTGTTGCGCAGCAGTTGCGAGGTAACCAGGGCGTTGACTTCTTCATCCTCGGCAATAAGGATGTTCAAATTTCTTTTTCTTTGTTTTGCCGCACAGGCCTCGCCTCTGTCCGGGCACAAGCGGAGAGGCACGATCAGGGTGAAGACCGAGCCCTTGCCGGGGCTGCTTTCCATGACGATGGTTCCGTCCATGATCTCAGCCAGCTTGCGCGAGATGGCCAGCCCCAGCCCCGCACCACTGTAGCGCTTGGTCATGTAGTCTTCGCCGAGCATGAAGCTCTCGAAGACGGCCTCGTGTTTGTCCTCGGGGATTCCCACGCCGGTGTCGGCCACCGCGATATACAGGTTGACCCGCTCGTTTTGGTCCGCCGTGATCACGCAATGTGCGGAAACCGTGATCGTACCGCTCTCGGTGAATTTCACGGCGTTGTGCACCAGATTGATGAGGATCTGCCGGAGTTTTTCCCCGTCGCCCCGTACTCGGGCGGGTAGCTTCCTGTCCAGACGGCAGTCCAGGCACAGGCCCTTGGCCTTGGCCTGTTGAATCAGGGGGGCCGTTGCCGAGCGGAGTATTTCGTGCAGGTCGAAGTCGGCGCAGTTCAGGGCGTTTCCACCTGATTCGATATTGGAAAGATCAAGGAGCGAAGAGAGGACGCCGGAGAGTTGGACGCTCGAATCCAGGCTGAGGCTCAGGTATTCCTGTTGCTCAGAGGTCAGTCCCTTGGTGCCCAGCAAAAGTTGGGTCATGCCCATGATGCCGTTCAAAGGGGTGCGCAGCTCGTGGCTCATGTTGGCCAGGAATTGGGTCTTGGCCCGGTCCGCCTGCCGGGCTTCGCGCATGGCACGGATCAGGTCCGCCTCCATGCGTTTGCGCAGGATCATGTACCAGACTCTCTCCATGATCAGGGTGAGCTGAACCGCATCGGCCTCGGTGTAGTCCTCGTCCTTGTTGGCCACTCCAACCAGCATGCGGATGCGGTCCTTTTCAATGACAGGGACGTTCATGTGCCGGAAGAGCGGGACATGGCCTTCCGGAGTGCCTTTTCTGGACGGGCTCTCGGGGTAGTCATTGGTGATGATGGCCCGGCGTTCCCGGATGGCGTCCGCCCACAGCCCTGCTCCGGCGACCTTGAAGGTACTGGACGGGTCGGCCACGGTACATTCTCCCAGGTCCGGAACAGACCAGGGGCGCAGGCTGAGTTCGGTTTCGTTTTCATCCAGAAAACCGATGTAGCCCATGCGGCTGTCGGTCATGTACACGCTCTGAACAAGGGCGTAGTCGAGAATTTCCTCTTCAGTGCGGTCGAACATTCTGGAC is a window of uncultured Pseudodesulfovibrio sp. DNA encoding:
- a CDS encoding rhodanese-like domain-containing protein, with the translated sequence MHPRYIVLILAVLTAALFFYRQHGQGSPEGVSAVTAAQAQAELVADPDILVLDIRTPPEFAEGHIQGARNIDFMSADFAKRLEKLDPNAKYLVYCRSGNRSAQAMKTFARLGFNRIIHMSRGIKDWQGQGLPLVK
- a CDS encoding electron transfer flavoprotein subunit beta — translated: MGSEFHIVVCGSIVPDPLQTLAPQDGPTGPSLKNEMMLPAVLDPWAGHALFEAANLAAKNPGSQVWLVSLGPKAKLQQVMMSVSQKAPFQLVVADGSASGFTDAYETAKVLADTIEGIGGLDKSKMLLFGGWQSASRGSGAVLQMVGELLGVTEQFQGVDKLTVGGDGSLEVLERVEGGAYQKSVVDGAPAAFGWATGELPEPPNNPQVGMQNMQKNMPALMQAKPADLSGTSLKFSSVELPKQRRETRIVKDVSVDEMAKEIVEWIKG
- a CDS encoding electron transfer flavoprotein subunit alpha, giving the protein MTVLYLAHTECDNSLHKSALEALTAAKALAEGMGSDLVVGLIGADVAEAAETIGGCNAKCYSVSGPEFADGRYASDLAAAEAIAKACSPDVVVAPATSRFSRALPGLAIRLGGRVDTHLSGLAAEDGKPVAKRWFYRQRMEGTLTREERPWVLTMDSGCAEPFEGTGAADVEALSVDVASRTKVAGMECASEDAQTIRPDADMLFVAGAGWTKKQADGGTHVAEAEKTIMGFLETTKSSLGSSKSLVDISGEGGAVISFLTHMHQVGQTGATPRHPKGLSTCCHGEEPHVVGWRFIKERRAINLDAGCGWAQGKCDVLYVGDAFAIMAKVNELLG
- a CDS encoding ATP-binding protein encodes the protein MTNSILLRNILKLQEPEAAMACRTEGEPPSRARIIEVNEAACAMLGKTREKLLSQTPGEVITNFSALAEGQAIFETGSKRIEHTLYGRNGALPVEIRSHALELDGDSLFVITLRDISVRRRREMKSDLDEQRFKTLYTLSRMFDRTEEEILDYALVQSVYMTDSRMGYIGFLDENETELSLRPWSVPDLGECTVADPSSTFKVAGAGLWADAIRERRAIITNDYPESPSRKGTPEGHVPLFRHMNVPVIEKDRIRMLVGVANKDEDYTEADAVQLTLIMERVWYMILRKRMEADLIRAMREARQADRAKTQFLANMSHELRTPLNGIMGMTQLLLGTKGLTSEQQEYLSLSLDSSVQLSGVLSSLLDLSNIESGGNALNCADFDLHEILRSATAPLIQQAKAKGLCLDCRLDRKLPARVRGDGEKLRQILINLVHNAVKFTESGTITVSAHCVITADQNERVNLYIAVADTGVGIPEDKHEAVFESFMLGEDYMTKRYSGAGLGLAISRKLAEIMDGTIVMESSPGKGSVFTLIVPLRLCPDRGEACAAKQRKRNLNILIAEDEEVNALVTSQLLRNNGHDATVVDNGQQAIDALMDGGFDLVLLDVQMPVINGMQVTEIIRSGAAEGINADIPIIGLTAFTGEEDRKRFLTAGMNTVVTKPFDAVELLDAVCMAATQERPI